A genomic segment from Peribacillus sp. ACCC06369 encodes:
- a CDS encoding MarR family transcriptional regulator: MSSVNRVNAALLESLTHRLQRYGMRSVLFQQNMAHKIGVSHTDLKSAEILNETGPITAGELSKITGLSTGSVTALINRLEKSGYVKRERDQLDGRRVMIAPIPERQEQIKSHYQSLSMATKELCSAYNEQELILINQFVEDITKIMDKENDKLMSERER, from the coding sequence ATGTCAAGCGTTAATAGGGTGAATGCAGCACTGTTAGAGAGTTTAACACACAGATTGCAGCGGTATGGAATGAGATCCGTTTTATTTCAACAAAATATGGCCCATAAAATAGGGGTGTCCCATACGGACTTAAAGAGTGCTGAAATATTGAATGAAACAGGACCGATTACCGCTGGTGAATTATCCAAGATTACAGGATTGAGCACGGGATCGGTTACAGCACTGATCAATCGCCTTGAGAAATCCGGTTATGTTAAAAGAGAACGAGATCAATTGGACGGAAGACGGGTAATGATTGCACCGATACCCGAAAGGCAGGAACAGATTAAATCGCACTATCAATCGCTCTCTATGGCCACCAAGGAGTTATGCTCCGCTTATAATGAGCAAGAGCTAATATTGATCAATCAATTTGTGGAGGATATCACAAAAATCATGGACAAAGAAAATGACAAGTTAATGAGTGAGCGTGAAAGGTAG